The Plasmodium cynomolgi strain B DNA, chromosome 13, whole genome shotgun sequence DNA segment TTccttatttaatttatccaAAAAAGTCGTTATGGAGATATTGAAAAAgtttaaaatgtgttttaCTAAATTGGAATCAATTCTGATGATGGCAATTAGGAGATGCTTTAGTTggatttccttttcgttttgaTTTTTGGCCACTTCTCTGGCCATAATGAGTGCCCTTATGCACTTTTCATCATATTCGTCAAATAGGGATACGAATAGCTTGTTATTTCTTGGCTTGATTTTCCTGCAGATTCTTCGTAGGTTCAGTGTTTTGCATTTGTTCAGTTGGTAGGTACTGTTTAGGAAGTTGGGCTGTGTTCTTGTATGTATGGTTACCACAAGTTTGAGCGTGAGCATGGCGAGCAGGAGGTAAAGCGCGTTCATTTCCTGTTTGGTTGTCGATTGGAGGGGAGTGGCCACATGCGTGTGCTCAGGGGGGAAGATGTGCacgtggggggggagaggttGTGCACGTGGGGGGAGAGGAGTTGTgcacttggggggggagaggttGTGCACTCGGGGGGAGAGTTGTACACGTGGGGGTGCTTCTCAGCTTAGGCCCCCACTCGCCTGCTTAGCGATTCCAAGTGCCTGGCTTTGCCCAAGTCACTTCCGTTGCTCAGTTGGGACCCAGCATTCCCATATGTGGCGGAAGTTCGCTCTGCTTGGTCAACAACCCTGCCGCGCACACCTGGGGGCAGTGAATAAGCCCCCAAAATTGGAGATGCGAGAAGGGGTGGGGTTTCACAACTACACAGCATTacattgttttgtttttcccattttttcttttctcctttcggcgtgttttttttttttttNNNNNNNNNNNNNNNNNNNNNNNNNNNNNNNNNNNNNNNNtttttttttttttttttttttaatctccTTTCTCTGGCTAGTCCCACGATTTTGCCCTTAATCAAAAAGTTATCcttttaaagtaaaaatcgGGAGGAGTGCAAAGTCAGGCTGTTACATATATGACAAGTTGGTGGCCACGGCCCGAGAAGGTTCATCTGGGTAAACGTACCCCAGTAGGGCTTCACCCCAAGGGTGCTTGATGACCGACCTGGTGAAGGCACATTTATTCTTGCAGTTGGTGAGTCACTACCACGAATgcggagaagaagaaaaaaaaaaaaaaagcagcctTTTTATGCGAACCCATCAGGGGGGCGCACCCAACGAGGTTATTTCGCATTGCACCCTGAGTGCATATGCAACGTGTTTTACAAGCTGTAGAACAGCAAAACTTGAGAGGAGCTAAGGCAAAGAGGGAAGAGGCTATCTCAAGCCTGACTTGACCTAACCAGATGAGACGAACGACTCTCCAAAGAAGCCATTATCGAGACATTACAAAGGAGAGTAGTCAGAAAAGGGACACCAAAtggttatatatatttgcctACTGCCCCTTCGGCTATACCAACGATTGTGTGAAAataacttcccttttttcccaccaCTTCTCAGTAATAATGTGAACCCCGTGGAAGTGCCGTAAGCGTCAAATATAGGTAGGCGAACAATTGTGTCGATCCACCTCCCATGCGGGGTGTATTGGTCAGGAGCGTTTTGGTATGTTTGTCCAATTATCCCGAGCAGGGGGAGAACCGCGGCGCTGGACAAACGGGGAAGCCATACAGATACAAACTGCATTCGTGGTAAGTGGGGCAAAAGgccaaaatggagatatGAACCTAAGTTGGAATGGGAAAATTAATGCGAGGTTAGGCACAATGGAGTACCCAATCAACGTGCACTGTTAGcggaaaatgggaaaaaaaaaaaaaaaacgagNGANNNNNNNNNNNNNNNNNNNNNNNNNNNNNNNNNNNNNNNNNNNNNNNNNNNNNNNNNNNNNNNNNNNNNNNNNNNNNNNNNNNNNNNNNNNNNNNNNNNNNNNNNNNNNNNNNNNNNNNNNNNNNNNNNNNNNNNNNNNNNNNNNNNNNNNNNNNNNNNNNNNNNNNNNNNNNNNNNNNNNNNNNNNNNNNNNNNNNNNNNNNNNNNNNNNNNNNNNNNNNNNNNNNNNNNNNNNNNNNNNNNNNNNNNNNNNNNNNNNNNNNNNNNNNNNNNNNNNNNNNNNNNNNNNNNNNNNNNNNNNNNNNNNNNNNNNNNNNNNNNNNNNNNNNNNNNNNNNNNNNNNNNNNNNNNNNNNNNNNNNNNNNNNNNNNNNNNNNNNNNNNNNNNNNNNNNNNNNNNNttttttttttcggatgTGCCTCTCCGCAATTGTCACCCGAGACGAAAAAGAGATCGTCGCACATGCCGTCTCACAGTGGATGTACAAACCGAATTGAAAACAtttaaaggggggaaaaagctTTGCCAAAATGTATgctttcgaaaaaaaagaagaaacttATTTCACCAAAGCTATCTATGCATACGGGATAAACAGGAATATAAAgaatcctttttatttattagaGGAGAACTGCTTTTTCTACTGCATAGGGACCAATGGAGTCATTCACTCACTTtcggagaaaaaacaaaagttcTTACTTAGCGATGAAAGCAGTTACGGGATAGTATGTCTAGGGATAAGTAATGATAGGAAGCTCCTAGTGCTAGGGGAGAGGTCCGTTAGGAAGCCTTTCCTTTCCATATACAACAAGAATTCGAAACTGGTCAAAAGGTTAACCCTAGAAATGGCAGACAATGAATGCACAATTATGCATGTTGCcttttcctcaaaaaataaatatttgtattgCTTAACCAATGGGAGCACCAAGAGCCTTTTCTTCTGTTACGACTGGCTACAGGAAAAGTTaatgttttgcaaaattttttcgccttcccttttttgcgacTATTGTGACATTTGCTTGAACGTTCAGAATTCGTCATACATTGCGCTGCTCTCGGTGTGCGCTGTGAAGAGCGGTGTGGGCAGTGATGCGATTGGCCAGGTGACTGCCGATGGGACTGTCGAAGCCACTTTTAATGGGACAGCCAATTTAACTGCCAACGGGACAGCCAATTTAACTGCCAACGGGACAGCCAATTTAACTGCCGACGCGACTGCCAATTTAACTGCCGATTTAACTGCCGATTACACCAACCGTGGCCAGCGCCATAGGAATACGACCCAGCAGAACAACCACGTCGAGGAAGGACAGAAGGCGGCGGGGGAAACACCCCCAGTGGGGCCAGCCACCCAGCGACACGTATTCCTGTACCATAATGTCGAAAGAAACTtagtagaaataaaaataaaaaataaaaaactggaCAAAATTGACCGTAATTTCACCAATTGTTGTTGGCTAAGTGATGGCGTTCTACTGCTaacgaacaaaaataatcacctcattttttacgatgttaagaaggagaaagtgAAGATATACAACAAGCATTTGAGCAGCAGGGAGGTTGTAAAAGTGGCTTGTCTTTCGAGAGGATTCCTCCTCTTCGATTATGAGggtgtgcatatttatgaGAGATCCCCTGATCTGAGTACCAACATGTGCTACTCATTGAAGTATTCCGCGCGATTCAACTTCTCCGCCTTGATGAATGGCTACTGTTTGGTTTCCCCGTGTGagaaatttttgtatttcctgGCTCAGGATGGGAACTTGAAGAAGTTCGACATGTGGAAGGGGAGGTGCAGCGGGGGGAGCAGAGGGAGTGGAGGCAAGGGCGAGGAAAAGATCGCGCTAGAAGGGAGCACGTGGGACAACGAGCTGGCAGGGGATAACCCCACCGGGTTGAATGGGGAGCAATCCACCATAGAAGTGGACCGATCCACCATAGATGCGGACCTCTTACCGACGGGTGATGAGCACTCCCCGATAGGAAGAGACCACTCCCCGGTAGAAACGGATCACTCCCCGATAGGAATAGACCACTCCCCGGTAGAAAGAGACCACTGCCCCATAGGAATGGACCACTCCCCGCTTGACATGGGGAGCCACCCCCCCTTCAAGAACTACGAGAAGCACGTCGAAACGGTGCTGGCGGACGTGAGTCCCGCGAAGATAAACGACTTCGACGTGTGCATGAAGCACCCCCTAATCATCCTATGCTACGATGACAacgtgataaaaataatcaacTATAAGAAGAAAGAAGTAGTGATGTCCAACTCATTTAACAACGAACCATTGCATTTGTCAATTCACTGCTCAGGTCATTTATTGCTAGTGGCTTTCACAGATAAACTGAGGCTATTCCACATCCTATATAATaagctaaaaataaaaaaagaattctttttaaaaaattgttcctgCTGCAAATTTTCCAACGGAGGGAGTTTCATGGCAGTGTCTAAAATATctactatttatatatacaaaacaTATACGTACGAATTGTTGTATGTGTTAAAGTCTCATGTGAATTATATTACTGACTTGGTGTGGAGTTGCAACGACTTCTCTGTGTTCTCGATTGGGAAGGATGGATACCTATTTGAGTATTCCCTATACaataatggaaataaaaacatggAAGTaatgcagaaggagaagaaattcTTAAGCATAGatttggaaattttaaatgagaaaaataaaaaaaaggaaggcaataaagaaaatagtGATATTAGTCCAAATCAAGGGAAGTATGGAAGTGAGTATAAAAGCTTTAGTAACCTTCGAacaaatgaaatgaaaaatgtttacGTTTCTTGTGATGATAAAACTataaaacaattttgtaattctaAAGTGGAATGTGTTTTGGAGTCAGAATTTCTTGTGGATAAAATATtgctatataaaaataaatttctcatTGCTTCTTATTATAATGGTTTTTATTGCAGAATACGATTTTATGCTCTTCCTCTTTGTGGGTTGTTCTTGGAAATTCCTTGCCACATTTTGAACTGTGTTAATTTGAAGCTAGATGCAAATAGGGAACTCCTTTTTAGCTGCTCAAGGGATGGCTCAATATACATCTTTTcgatagaaaaaatggactctttttttttgtttcaaaaTAGTTCTTCTGCTTTAGGACAGGTCACAAATACTGCTCAGGTTGGAAATGTGGCCAATGCTAAGATGGATGGTGATCAGAAGGGAGGGGGCAATTCGCAAAAGGGGCAACTCTTAAGCAGTGCCAATGACACGACTGGTGTGTACAGCGAAGAGTTGGTGTCTAAGGGGGAACTGCTCAGAAGAACGGACGATCCAAACGGAAGGGAAGGTCCTTCCAACGGGGACCTCCCCTCTACCGGAGCTACCACTGCGGAGAAGAAGTCAATTCTGTCCGATTTGAGCGCAGAAAGGGGGGACAACCGAAGCGGTGACAATCGAAGCGGCGACAATCGAAGCGGCGACAACCGAAGCGGTGACAACCGAAGCGGCAACAACCAAAGCGGTGCCAATCGAAGCGGCGACAACCGAAGCGGTGACAACCAAAGAGGTGATGGTCCACATGGACCCAAGCAGAtgagtaaaatgaaaaataactTTCTCATATATGACCTAGAGAACAAAACTAACTATGTGCTGaacgaggaagaaaaagaaagcgacGATATTCTGATCGATTTCTactatgtacaaaaaaaaaataaagaatttttggaactacaaaaaaagatTACAAATCTGAAAAACCAAATGGAActagaaatgaaaaatagaGAATCGATTCACAAGTCGGAGATGAACAAACtggataaagaaaaaaatgtagaaataaaaaatttgctaaaaataaataaaaatatcatcaaGGAAAAGGACAAAGTTGAGGAGACCTGTAAGAAATCGCTGTACGaattggaggaaaaacacaCCTATTTTGTGAATCAGCTAAATgcccaattttatttaacgaACAAAATATGCGAGGagaaatttttgaaaatccAGGAAGAATtcaatttatataaaaagaaatcgaCAGAGGAAATCCTTGAGTTGAAAAAGGAGCACCAAATGAAGGTGACACAACTGAGTGCACAAAAGGACGaggaagtgaag contains these protein-coding regions:
- a CDS encoding hypothetical protein (putative) produces the protein MYAFEKKEETYFTKAIYAYGINRNIKNPFYLLEENCFFYCIGTNGVIHSLSEKKQKFLLSDESSYGIVCLGISNDRKLLVLGERSVRKPFLSIYNKNSKLVKRLTLEMADNECTIMHVAFSSKNKYLYCLTNGSTKSLFFCYDWLQEKLMFCKIFSPSLFCDYCDICLNVQNSSYIALLSVCAVKSGVGSDAIGQVTADGTVEATFNGTANLTANGTANLTANGTANLTADATANLTADLTADYTNRGQRHRNTTQQNNHVEEGQKAAGETPPVGPATQRHVFLYHNVERNLVEIKIKNKKLDKIDRNFTNCCWLSDGVLLLTNKNNHLIFYDVKKEKVKIYNKHLSSREVVKVACLSRGFLLFDYEGVHIYERSPDLSTNMCYSLKYSARFNFSALMNGYCLVSPCEKFLYFLAQDGNLKKFDMWKGRCSGGSRGSGGKGEEKIALEGSTWDNELAGDNPTGLNGEQSTIEVDRSTIDADLLPTGDEHSPIGRDHSPVETDHSPIGIDHSPVERDHCPIGMDHSPLDMGSHPPFKNYEKHVETVLADVSPAKINDFDVCMKHPLIILCYDDNVIKIINYKKKEVVMSNSFNNEPLHLSIHCSGHLLLVAFTDKLRLFHILYNKLKIKKEFFLKNCSCCKFSNGGSFMAVSKISTIYIYKTYTYELLYVLKSHVNYITDLVWSCNDFSVFSIGKDGYLFEYSLYNNGNKNMEVMQKEKKFLSIDLEILNEKNKKKEGNKENSDISPNQGKYGSEYKSFSNLRTNEMKNVYVSCDDKTIKQFCNSKVECVLESEFLVDKILLYKNKFLIASYYNGFYCRIRFYALPLCGLFLEIPCHILNCVNLKLDANRELLFSCSRDGSIYIFSIEKMDSFFLFQNSSSALGQVTNTAQVGNVANAKMDGDQKGGGNSQKGQLLSSANDTTGVYSEELVSKGELLRRTDDPNGREGPSNGDLPSTGATTAEKKSILSDLSAERGDNRSGDNRSGDNRSGDNRSGDNRSGNNQSGANRSGDNRSGDNQRGDGPHGPKQMSKMKNNFLIYDLENKTNYVLNEEEKESDDILIDFYYVQKKNKEFLELQKKITNLKNQMELEMKNRESIHKSEMNKLDKEKNVEIKNLLKINKNIIKEKDKVEETCKKSLYELEEKHTYFVNQLNAQFYLTNKICEEKFLKIQEEFNLYKKKSTEEILELKKEHQMKVTQLSAQKDEEVKKKNELVENLKERYDNLQKEKEEYIKQIEEDVDEEILLISQKYEQQIAELKQDKYDLLGKFKLYEHIEGELKESIQLEKEKFVKNNITAKRLQESIDHLKGEVKTLKENLMEKDDEIEGMNKDMSNLNKKNEELEKLKIVLSQKIKDLESNLSPKNSEIKILREKIEEMSKCFENNHKKTVNLQIEINEYKMKIKSLHDDLVCNNKTIGNYEKILKNLQEHIKECYLHLHDKKIFNASFLNLYNKFHKVNDVKNYDTKNVFSEYLRQKEHLENMIEVLKDKLQKESAAFRTEKIKMMNENSLLLKEINDLKVDLNFLKAECHDAKLMNRKIEFLRKYNKKGGEGSATKQVPPEG